CGAGAGCTGGGATGTCGAGGGCGGACCAGTTCTACGCCTCCTACCCGGCCGGCACCGAGCTGCTCGCCGATACCGCAAAGGTTCGATCAATTTCTTGCATATCtccgttcttgatgaaattgcTGTCAAGATTTGATTTCACCTCAATCTGTTGTTTAGTTTTCAGCATGTTGAGTTCCACTAAGGAAttattagggttagggttatgATCATAGGATTATGTTGGGGGTTCTATCCTCAAAATTGGATTTTCCCATGTTGGTCTCGGATAgagttgtttctttttttttctttttttttgagcggATTTGATGTTTGAGAGTTTTGATTTGAATGGCAGCTCTACAAGGCGGCACTTGGTAATTGCTTCGAGGAAGAGGAATGGGGACCGATCGAGTTTTCCATCATGGCAAAGCATTTCGAGCGGCAAGGCAAATCTCCATATGCATACCATGCGGTGTGTAGGAATTCTTTCTTTAGGATTTTAATTTTTGCCTTTCCAGTTGTGCGGTATGTATATGCATTAAAATGTCAGGCTTATTCATGCTTGAATATTAACCGCTACTATAACCATGCTTGAATAGGTACAAGGCAACATCTGAGTATAACAACCTTTTGTTGTTTAGGTATAAAATATAGTTTTATAAACACATCACATCTTGCAATATGAGAGATAAAATAAAAGGTTCTAGGAGCGTGACAATTAACTGGATATacattatcttcttttttttcttttttttgatttaaaagaTCGTCACCTGTTGAACGTAACAAAAAGAGTGAAACTGGTACACCACAACACCAAACAACACAGAAACCATACTTTTCTGAAGTGGAAAAGGAAATCTGTCGGAGAGGATAGACAGATTTACATAAGGGTCTAAGAGGGAAAGCTCTAAACTAGCATTAGCAAGAGAATAATGGAAGTGTGATCCTATCGTTGGGGGAATGTGCTTTTTAAGTTGTAATAACAGTGGCCTTTGTGAATATATTATTAGAGAGGACATTAGGCCTTACAAAACTAAAATATTGACCTTCATTCGACCAAATATTTCTCttattttcattataaaaaAGGAATCCTGTAAAAACTTTCTTAAGAAAAGTTCTAACCTTGATCTACAAGTTTGATTTATAGGAGGTTGGTTTGTCAATCaagatattattatatttttggcCCCATTCTCGATCTAATGCTTACCTCTATGAATTTGTGCTGAATTCCCAGTCAACTTTGGGTAGGAGTGGTACTTATTTTTAACTTAGAAGACTAGATGTATCTGGATACAGCTGTCTACATGCTTCAAAGTGTTCAATGCTTAGATCACCTACAACCCTAACATGAGGGCACATCAGTACAAAACAagtacaaaataataataaatatgaaaatgtgtgtgtgtgcgtgcaAGTAGAAGTGTTTGCAGACTTGTTGCTAATATTGTTTGAGAATTAGTGCCATCATCTGCATTAGCATCCTTTGATAGGGCATAGAGGTATCTTCTGGTCCTTAATAGAAGGCAACCTTCATGATTTAGCCTTAAGCAGCTCGGGCTGCATGTGGGTGTCAGAGTGATTGAGGCTTGGCAGTGCAAATGCATCGTCTTTAAAATATTTAGGAAGAGAGCATGATTTTAAAACTCATCAATCCATGCCAATTATCAGTTGATCTGGATACAATGGATCAAGAACTTCTTCGTTAATGATTTTGATCAGTAAAAAcatgattttttgaatttttcctatTTATTGGGTTCTCAATTTCGTTTATTCTTGTCTTTCATTTACTCACCAACATATTTGAGTTTCAACAATGGAACTGTAGTCTTTAACTACAAGATGAAGTGatcgagaaagagaaagagaaagaaaagaagggtatGTTGAGTGGAATCCAGCACTAGATTCAAATAAATATTAACTTAATTTTCGTACTAATTCTTCATTGTCTTTCTTACCACACTATATGAGACGACCTTTGTATCCCTTTACATCAATAGATTACAACTTTCTAAAGGACACATGCAATATAATtgcttttataaaatctaagggAGGCATGCATGAACCATGATTAATAAGGCCTGCCAACTTTAAAAGCCAAATCATGACCAAGAAAAGTATTTAGCTGTGTCTTTAGAAAACCATAATAAAAGTATTTAACTAGACTTCGAATTCTTGACTTTGTCTAAGATATAAGCTACTGTAAAATGCACTGATACAGAGGTTGATCGCAGCTGAGCTTCTCCCAGATTTTGCTGgattacaaattatttctcccCTTATCTATTGATGATCTCAAGTTTGTATCTGTTCATGCCAATATCTTAGATATCTACTAAGACACTATGTCATGCAGTCAAGAATTATCTACTTCTCTTGACGTTTACATGCATTGTTGTACATATCAGTGTATCTGAATGCATGCCCTTTTGCATGAGGATATCAAGAAACTTTCATCTGAGAAGGATCACATGCTTGTCAACCCAAAATTTTATATCACATGCATTCAGCTTGAAGCTTTACAAACATTGGTTTGGTTATTTTTAACACTATCATGGTTCTTGAAAATTCTGAAGTGTCACGTTTTTCCAGCAATATATGGCACACCTTCTTTCTCATGGACAACTTGATGGCAGCGGCTAATGGTGAGATAAGTACCTGCCCAAACAGCATATTCAAGTGCTCTGTCTACTGCAGCTAAGAAATATTTTGGACCTCTAGGACATCAGTGAAGGTAGCGAAATTCCAGTCAATTATATAAACACAAAATCATATAGTTAAGCAGCATTGAGTGATTAAAGGATAGGAACTCCTATTGTGAATCAATTTTTGTATCGCAAAGCAATATTTTGGATTATACATTATCAACTTTACTTTTCAGACATTTTAATAGTATGGCTGGATGGAGATGTATCTAAATTGTTGCAGGACCTACTTTGTGTTTATGCATATTATCTAGAAGTCCTTTGTTTACATGTTAACTTTTATGTCTGAACATTGTTGCTAAACTACTTTTGGAGCTTGTGTCTAACTTTATTGCCTAACTTTAATCCATCTGAAATAAATTATTCAtacttttttattaaaaaacttGTATCAGTGTTACGGATCATTTCatagaaaatatgaaataatcactaagtcaaaaatttgagaaatattttttgaaatttgaatataGAACCTCCTCCCAATGAAAACATGGCAACCATTGGgttataaattttcttttatgataacaGAATGATTTTAAATGTACTAAATTTAAATTCTTTCCATAACTTGCAACGTGTTTTATCAAAATAAACATATGAAAACGTcacaaaataatttatttattttttaggaAAAATTACAAAGACACTCTTCACTTGGACCCGCAAAGTTTAAAAACTATTAATTAGCCATCAAACTTTAAATTCGTTGCAATGTGACCCAACCATCTATCTTTGTTGTAAAACGTTATCATGTGAGCATCAcatgattattaatttttagaaaaattttaGAACTGCCCTTCCTATTAACTTAGTAAGGGGCTCTCATTTGGGCGGGAAttgaagaaaagaggaggagtactttgagatttgtgccaTCAGATGAATGACAAGGAGTGGAGTGCTTCGAGATTTGTGCTGGTGGAAGGATGATAGAGGATgaagctttgagatttgtgcaagtGGATGGATTATAAAGAATTGagtactttgagatctatacagATAGATAAATGATAAAGGATAGCCTCTTTGAATCAAGGatattgttgttctttcttactTTATTAACGGCATTAGGATTCATATAGACGGCTGGGCTATATTACAAAAAATTTGAAGTTTTGGTGGATAATTGatactttttaaatttttgagatCTAAGTATAAATGGCCCAAACTTTAAAATGTATCTCtgtaatttttttctatttcattgGTGGTGAGCATGCAGTTACTTAGTATGTTTTTGGATCCAAAAataatctcaatatgtttataataatttttagtaagaaattaatttaaaattaaattacaCGAATTACGCATGGATCCTGAAGCAAAACTGTATTCCTCAGTCATGTCAGATGGGTATAGGAAATTAGGACCCACATAAGTAAGCATTGTTTAACATGATTATTgagtaattattttaaattattttgtaGTTATGTATGGTGGGGGTGGATATATGGAGATGCACCCTGGCCCATTAGGTTCAATATTGCAGTTACTAATGCTGTGATTTACTTGAGAGGAGACTCACGAGAGCTGCTCCTGGATGTCATATTTCCTTTTCTGCTTAACCCAATTTCGTTGATGGattcatataaattttgatttagaTGATAAATCATTATAATCATTTGAAGCAATCCTGGCTCCGCCGGAGCAATCCCGCTCCTCCTCCCACCGGCGGAGCCAGGATTTCACTCTTAATGGGGACGGACAAaatgatataaaaaattattcaatCCAATTTTACtgtgaaaatgataaatgataattaaaacttttgttcaTCTTATCATGAAAATGGTGCTGATATGAGAAATGGGTAATCTGGAGAGAATTTCACTCTACCTTCAGCTCATATCAGTGGAGTTAGAATCCAGAGAAATTCCACGTATGTGCGAAGTTTCTTAAAATCCCGAAACTCATCCTTCCTTTCAAGAATTCCTCTGAATGACCATAAGGTACATCCTCTTCTAAGATTTTACATACAGGACATACTACAAGCATGCCCTACCTAGTGACAGATAATTTAGCAAATGGcatttcctcattttctcaATCAAACCCTCTCTACAGAGCTACTATAACAAACATCAACCTTTCTAAAATTAAGACAGGGCTGTGCTGGTGTTTGTCCAGAACTTCCAACAACTACTATATATCTCCTTCTGCTTCCAAGAGATCTCCACAAAAACCCTGATAACAATCAGACTATTAAGATAAAGGAGCTTGTTTAGAATACTGCAGATTACATAATATGAGAAACTTTCAATGCTCCCTTGCATTATTATGAATAATATTCCTGGTAGAAAATTTTCTCGGGATGGCTTAATCCATTGTGATCTTGCTAACAAGAAGAAAGGACTCAGACAAGGTAAAGTGTTGAGAGGAGCCATTTCCCTTTACAAAAACATTCTTGGCAACAGTTCTATAGTATGAATTACATACACTAGATTGCATATATTAACTTGGAATCGAGCATTATCATCTTCACAGGCACCTGATGAAATAAGTGTTATAGTAGGACAAGCGGTAGTGAATCTCTTTGATAACGATTTTCTTTTCTAATGtatataaaagttttttttttttttttttgtttaagggTGGGGGTGGGATTTCAGACTGTCTACAATTTAAAGGAAGAAACAAGCATTTCGGAAAAACTCACGACAGCATCTCAGAATCAAGAAGCTCGATAAGACAACACCCAAAAAAAatagggcagtaaagtggaatAGCTTCTTCAATCATAGAGTTTCTCAATGACggcacttcaaaaaaaaaaaaaaaaaaaaaaatccattgagGAAATCTGCAACCCAGCACGCTAAAAAATTTAGGGAGAATTGAAGTGGATCAGGTTGAGGAGCGCACCTCTGGAAACCCTAAGCGTAGATGTGGAGAGTTAAATATACTTGGGAGTCACCGAGCTCTTCTCTTTTGCGAAAGCTATACTATCTTCTACCTCAACCTCTCTCCCTGCTGGCTAGGAGACCTTAGAGCGAGGGGCACCAGCACGACTACTTGAGCAGATGATGGTGAGACGGCGTAGGGTCAGATTGGATTTCCTCGCAAGAGCAACTAGTAGGCTGCAAAGAGGCTAGGTCAACGCTTTCTGGTCCGCTAGTACCGAGatggcgctggggtgacgtactcatATGTGGGTAAAAAATCTAGTGGAGGGAACCCACGGGTCGGGGAGCGTACACGGAAACTTGCAGCCTGCATCGAACATTTTCTGGTAGAAGGAAAGCTCAGTGGGGGCCGCTACGCGGGTGAAGTTCTTCCTCCCCACCCACCCCCCTTattttgtacccaaaaaaaaaaaaacagggctAGGTCAACCCAAGGCTTGATCCGATCTTGGCCCAATTAGATCCAATCTAATGTATGTTTGAAGATTCATGAGTCAATCGAAAATTAGGCTTGATTTGAAAGCAGGGTAAGTTCTAGGGTTTATAATTTCACATCCAAATCTGACCCGACCTCTTTTGCATATGCCCAAAATCTCAAACCATATAAAGTCCCTTCTCCTTATCCCTAACCAAACTAAGAATAACTAAAACGCCAGTCCACATTGCCAAATCGCACACTTTGATCAAGAGCAGCACTCGCTCCCACTGTAACTTCAAAAATTCTACTAAAATCTTTAGAAAAGCACAAATACATCCAAGTTTTTTCAAGAAACTGGCCATCTTAAATGCATTAAAGCCCATATAGCTATACGCTTCTATGAACCCACACCACTAGAATGAAGTGGAGAGGGTTTGTAGGCACTCACCAGGTCCTGTTGCATCACAACCCCCATCTGGGGCGAAGATCAACGAGAAGAGACTGACAATGAGGGTATTTCGgctgagaagaagagagagaggtggggtgCGGGTGTTAGGGTTTGGGATTGACTCTTCTTGAATCCCAGAGGAGGGGAAGCAGACGGCAGCATCTTAGCGAGAAGAGACCATCCCCCAAAGGCCCAAACCCTTGATACGACGGACTTTTTTATCAGAGCCTTTGCCGAAGCAAGGCTAACATGCGGGCTATCACTACCGCGAATTATCTTCATAAAGTGAGCTGGGGTTAGGAATTACGGGTGTCGGGGGACATGAAGTATTTCCAGTTTTAGAACACAGTGGATGTTGATATCCCACCCCTGGATAAGAACATACATGACGGTCCAAGAACTATCATCAACAGATGAACTATTCCATGATAAACAACAAATAAAATGCTAAGGTGCATGGAAACACTAGTGGTTGTAAGCATAAGACACAAATGCCATGTTTCTttcttaatgaaaaaaaaatgtcataGTTTACTCGCTGGTATTTGGTTCAACTAAGTTGGCAACCATGCTTGTTATCTTAATTGGTCATATGGATAGCCGATACGAGACTAAAATACACACCTGCACAGATCTTTACAGTCACAACCATCACATCATTAGTGCTCTTACAACCAGCCTCCATTGTCTCTGCCATTACTACCATCATCTTAGCtacaattattttatttatattttttaaaataagtagACAAAccaattatatttaaattttaaaaaaataaaaataaaatagaaataaattttttttatttttaaaatttatgcaaataaaaaaaaacaaaaatgatgcctaatgGCACCAAAGCTTTCAATGAGACCCACTCAGATGCTTGAGTGTCACTCTTAGACCAAGCAGGTTGATATGATTGCCGGACTTTGCTCAGCATGATCAATTTTTGATCTTCCTTAAACTAATGCAATGGGAATGGAACTCAGCATGAATCTCAGGCAGTGCTTAACCTGAACTGGGGATGAAACCAGCTAAAAAAGAACCCGGCAAAACTGGGTCCAAGCCAGAATCACGAGCTCTAGTCCATCGGGTGCCAGATGGAGGCTGAGAACCATATAGAATGGTCGGTTCAacatcttaacaatgaaaacttAAACATCACTAGTGCAATCAGTGATTCAGCATGGTGTTTCTTCTCCATGGACCATCAGAacagaaaatatataaataaattaggAATAATCTTCAACGAACAAAAATTAGGATCTCATGAAATTCACCTACTGAAAGAAACTTTTTCCCTCAAAATTCCAGGTATAGGAGGCGGCAGGCCCTCACAACAATTTGAACATACAGTACAGTTGACAAAAGAACATACGGGATCCAACTGATGCAATGCCAGATCATAATCAACAACCAGTTCAACCCTGTTAGCATAGCAAGTGAAGATAATGCCATGTTTGGTAATCTTAACTAATTTGACCTGAAACTTTGAGTTCGGGAATTACCTCCTAATCTGAGactaatcttgcactgattatGTATTGTCAAGACTTTCCTGTTGTTAGGTATACAATTCAGCTACTTTCTGAGATAAGCCATCAGCTGCGTCCTCTGTGTTCTCGGAAATTGGTTCCTCCTGAAACAGTTCACCAAAGTCCATATTCACTCATGATTTAAAAAGTAAAAAGCTGCCCACAGTTATGTATTTGTTTCTCTTTATCCATAGAAAATTATGTATTAGCAGTTAACTCTAAAGCTCAGGCAAGTCTACTTTCATGCTCTTCAGTGCAATCCAGGAAGTCAAAGGGGCCAAATTCTAAGTTGACTTTTAAGGCTGTTGATACATGTTTGAACTAACCAGACAGGCAAGTTTAACCATCTGATAGTGGGCCTAAAATGTCAACTGCTAATGCACAGTATTACTTTGACAGAAAGTAATAGATACTGCTTCCTGACAAGTTAGAAAATAATAGAATAGCACAGTTTAAATTGTCAAGAGCATGGAATCGGGTGGAAAGCATGAAGCGATTGAGCTTTGCTTGTATAACAGAACAATTTTATGAAGTGctcatcatttttctttttcttttttgtctctCATAGCAGTTGGCTGAGAAAAATTTACTTGTCCATTAGTTCTTGGGTCAGAAATAAAGACTGATATCAATTCATCATGGAACACAAAACAAACTGCCACTAGTCCAAGGTTGTTTTGTCTTCATTTATCTCGAAGAATAGCTAGCCAAAGAGAGAATACTAAACAACCTTGACTGTGAATCAGCCATCTGTGAGAACAAACTAAATAGTTCCACCTAATGCAAGATCATTTTTTCCCTTGAAACAAGGATTAAGAAATAGACTAAAGGAAGATATACTGACATGTACTTCTGAATCCTTCCTTCCTTTGACAACTATGCACTTGGAAGCGCTGATGCTTGCACTCTTCAACAAGCTACGAGCACCGAAATTTGTCCTGTTTATGCCATCTGTAACTGATGCATGATCTGATCTCTCACCCTGCTGTGACTTTTTAGGGCTTTGAAGTGTACCAGCAACAGAATCTGCACTTCGCTTTTCGAAGTCATtattttgatcaggaatcgcATCTTTATTTGCGCCCACCCTCTCCCTAGAAAATGAGCAGATTACAAGGCACGCTTGAATGAAATGAACTTGCAAGTAGCGAGAAATCAGAATCCACTACTTCATGGAATAAATTAAGAGAAAATGTTATGCTGGTGGCACATATTTCCTGATAGAAGATCTACATagctcattttctttttccttgtttcGTTGAACATACCTGGGCAAGGATGCATGTTGCCGTCCAAGTGGAGTGCTTCTTTCACCCTTACTATAGTTCTCTTCAAGATGAGCAAATTGTCGCTTAAAACGATCAACACCACTGTCAATATATAAATGGATTAAATGATTATCCAACTAATATGTTAAGCTCAACATGTGTAAATAGCATAACAATAGAACAATTACGACGTGTCAAACCATTTCATGGTAAAAGAAGCATAAAGCTTTCATTAGTCATGAGGATTGCTCTAAACAAAACAACATTGGCTGCTGGCATTCATTAGTCATGAGGATTCCTAGTTTAATTTGTTATTTTAACATGTTCATCTTATTTTGcaagtatatatatacacacacataaacAACACAACCAGGCTCAAAATTCCTTATGAACTATAGCTTGTAACTGTACGCAACCATTAAAGATATTGTTGCTGGGATATGCCAATATCATGATGCTCAGCTATCATGGGAAGCATATGTATTGCAAGTTTCCCTCATTCTAATGTTTGTTCCACCACAAAACTACGATTTTTTACTGTGAAATCCAAAGTGTGGATTAGGACCTCAAATTATTTAAAAAGGCAAACAATAAACAAGGGAGAAGAGTTCCAGGCTGTGTTAAATAAAACTAAAGGTGCTAATAATGGTTGGGCAATGGGCATAGATTTCATATGGAAAAGTAAGGTATAGATTTAAAGTGCTATGCATTAGTACGTACACTGTTGTTTTGATACATGTAATTACAGGCTGGCAGAAACAGCATAGAGGTACACCTTTGTACAGTGCTCACAATTTGCAGGCATGGTATGAATCATCGATAAGGTATAGTCCTTGAATGAAAAATGGTAAGGCAGACCACACATATGgcacaactctctctctctccccctcccctccctccctccctcccccctttTCCCATCCCCATCACCTAACTTCAAACTATTACGGTTTCAATGTAGTAGTTGTTTGAGGTGCATGTGCCCAAATACTTGTATCGTACAAAATATTTCATCTCAACCACTTAAATAATTGCAGAATAACAAGATATCAATGTATTCACAATGCCTTTTGATGGCCCTCAATTCTTGGCAATGGTCTTAGAAAAAGACCTATCATTTACAGACCATGATGACATGAACCACCATGAGTGCAGCTATTGATTCCACACTTCTTGTTAAATTGCATGTATTGCCCCTAACTCACCTGCCTTTGGACCTCCTCTACCTCCTTCAATTCACTCAACTCATCCACTGCTTATAAAAATAGGAGAAGATTTCTCAGTTCTAAAGCATCTACCAGAGTTACTCTGAACTTGTAAAACATCTCAAATAGTTTAGTTATTTCAGTAATAGAGGGCAAGCCTTGATGCAATAGTGAGGTTGCTCTATTGTGACTTGGATGTCATAGATCCGAAACATGAAAACAGCCTCTCCATAGGGGTAAGGCTATGCACATCTGATCCCCCTCTATGCACATCTGATCCCCCTCTATTACCTATTTTTGTGTCACAGGTGAGAGTGCATACAGATTCAATGCCTAGTCGAGGATAAACATAGAAATAGTCTAATCACCTTGCTAGACAAACATGACCTAAGAGAATAGCTCAAATGCACTATTTAAGTTCTTTTAGTGAATGCATCACCCGTCTTTCCATCACACTTCTTCTGTGAGGATTTTTAGGAACTTACTAATCGAAGCCTTTGCCTTTCTGCTATTGTACAATGGTCAAAATTTAGACATCATTATGAGCAAAGATACGTTGCTTGGCCTTAAGAAAAACTTTCATTAGTTGACAATTACAGGTGGTAGTCATGGATCCTTATTGATGAAAGTTATTGAGTTCCTTATTGGATGAGATATGGCTTTGAATCAAATGATGCAAACCATTCTACTTATGCTTGAAATGGGACGGCAGTTAAGTATCTAAAATGGATGAAGGAGAAAGCACAAACATGAACACATTACATGAAGACAAaagctttttaaaaaaagatctcCAGTCTCTAATATAACTTTCTTATTACATGTGAATGGGCTTTTGATCTGATGTtaagaagaaaatgaacatgACCGAGTGCTTTCTACTTCAAATTCTGAACACTTTTTTGAAAAACTAGTGAGGAATTCAAGAAGGCAAAGTAACATATCTCTACCTAAGACAGAAACAGATGAGAGATTCAATCTTCTACAAGATAACCAAAGAAAATGGTAGCAACCAAGGGATATCAACAAATTGAAAAAAATCCTAACAAAATGAGAAATGGTCTCAGCATCTTCAGAGTAAGACAGAGGACCCATCAAGCAGCAAGCTGAATCGACACTTGCAGAAATCATTAGTTTAAAATCAACTACACGCTATAAGTCCCT
This portion of the Phoenix dactylifera cultivar Barhee BC4 chromosome 11, palm_55x_up_171113_PBpolish2nd_filt_p, whole genome shotgun sequence genome encodes:
- the LOC103715143 gene encoding uncharacterized protein LOC103715143; its protein translation is MMEMLEQWKAILKIQKFRRVASYAGFYCFVSLISYAYTSNTTRAGMSRADQFYASYPAGTELLADTAKLYKAALGNCFEEEEWGPIEFSIMAKHFERQGKSPYAYHAQYMAHLLSHGQLDGSG